A part of Vulcanisaeta moutnovskia 768-28 genomic DNA contains:
- a CDS encoding xanthine dehydrogenase family protein molybdopterin-binding subunit, producing the protein MPRIDVLNALLGKGGFLDDHPHRGKYGVFVRSPYPHARILSIDASKAINEGALVLTGRDFMARTIGLTEREGAGLETLPLAVDKARYQGEPVALVIADDVYRAMDLAELVDIQYEPLKSVRNIDDALKNDSLVFEELGTNIVQSQVIEYGQMPNGPREIELSLYWSRSSGNPIETFAAITYPEGSGVTIISNIQGGRAIVTEIERSLGIPIKHIPVRHGGSFGSKFSLIRYLIILAYAAYKFKTPIKWIETRTEHLMASNSSGPERRFRIKAYFDGDGVVKGLDISIWEDAGASRGSGQAFKPLGILAGPYKIRNLRYNATVVATNKNPAGAFRGAGTPPHTWALERVMDAIADELGIDKAEVRRRNLIDSFPYEAPYAYYDSGNPRGLLELALSRNDIFSLMDESTGVGIAVSTDPSTPQGTEGIKLSIKNGKIIVGLGFGGEGQGNEHTAVKLVSQLLDVPMDWVTYEYLPSDESPEAFGPGGSRMAVFTAGAVLGAVEELKTRLYNKAANVLGGNITYEKGYFRSSDGKRISILELGNEEVTFTYTAEAKIGRFIAYPFACDIAVVRYEDGRFKPIKHVVYLDPGNVIDEELVKEQIIGGTAIGISLALYEAYRYDEDGNLLTLSLGDYGLPTVMDIPEIEVHIVPSPSPMTPMGVKDYW; encoded by the coding sequence ATGCCGAGGATTGACGTACTCAACGCCTTGCTTGGGAAAGGTGGATTCCTGGATGATCATCCACACAGAGGCAAGTATGGAGTGTTCGTTAGAAGTCCATATCCACACGCTAGAATATTAAGTATAGATGCATCTAAAGCAATCAATGAGGGGGCGCTGGTACTTACAGGCAGGGATTTCATGGCTAGAACCATAGGCCTAACGGAGAGAGAGGGTGCAGGTCTTGAGACATTACCACTGGCCGTAGATAAAGCCCGTTATCAGGGAGAGCCGGTGGCGCTGGTTATTGCTGATGATGTGTATAGGGCCATGGACCTCGCCGAACTCGTCGACATACAGTATGAACCATTGAAGTCTGTACGTAATATAGACGATGCGCTCAAGAATGATTCATTGGTCTTTGAGGAATTGGGTACTAATATTGTTCAATCACAGGTAATTGAATACGGGCAAATGCCCAACGGACCAAGGGAGATAGAGCTTAGTCTCTATTGGTCAAGGAGTTCGGGAAACCCCATAGAGACCTTCGCAGCCATAACATATCCGGAGGGTAGTGGTGTCACGATAATATCTAACATACAAGGCGGTAGGGCAATAGTTACTGAGATAGAGAGGTCACTTGGAATACCGATTAAGCACATACCAGTTAGGCACGGAGGTAGCTTTGGATCTAAGTTCTCCCTCATTAGATACTTAATAATCCTGGCATACGCAGCCTATAAGTTCAAGACACCGATTAAGTGGATTGAGACTAGGACGGAGCACTTAATGGCATCTAATTCAAGTGGTCCTGAGAGGAGGTTCAGGATTAAGGCTTACTTCGATGGGGATGGTGTGGTTAAGGGGTTGGACATAAGTATTTGGGAAGATGCTGGAGCCAGTAGAGGGAGTGGGCAAGCCTTTAAGCCGCTTGGTATATTGGCTGGACCTTACAAGATTAGGAACCTAAGATATAACGCCACGGTTGTTGCAACGAACAAGAATCCAGCAGGCGCATTCAGAGGCGCTGGTACGCCGCCACATACCTGGGCTCTGGAGAGGGTTATGGATGCCATAGCAGATGAACTTGGAATTGATAAGGCAGAGGTAAGAAGGAGGAACTTAATTGATTCATTCCCATACGAAGCACCCTACGCATACTACGACTCAGGAAATCCAAGGGGACTCCTTGAACTTGCTCTATCCCGTAACGACATATTCTCACTAATGGATGAGAGTACCGGCGTTGGTATCGCAGTATCGACAGATCCCTCAACACCACAAGGCACCGAGGGTATCAAGTTAAGTATTAAGAATGGGAAGATAATAGTGGGACTTGGATTTGGTGGTGAAGGACAGGGTAATGAACATACCGCGGTTAAACTCGTATCTCAACTCCTTGATGTACCAATGGATTGGGTTACCTACGAGTACTTGCCAAGTGATGAAAGTCCAGAAGCCTTTGGACCAGGTGGTAGTCGTATGGCGGTCTTCACAGCAGGCGCTGTGCTTGGTGCGGTTGAGGAGTTGAAAACTAGACTATACAATAAGGCTGCTAATGTACTTGGTGGTAACATTACGTATGAAAAGGGTTACTTCCGTTCAAGCGATGGCAAGAGAATCAGCATCCTTGAGCTCGGTAATGAGGAGGTTACATTCACATATACAGCAGAGGCGAAGATTGGTAGGTTCATTGCCTATCCATTTGCCTGTGATATTGCTGTCGTTAGGTATGAGGATGGTAGGTTTAAGCCAATTAAGCACGTGGTTTACCTAGATCCGGGTAATGTTATTGATGAGGAGCTCGTTAAAGAACAGATAATAGGTGGTACTGCCATAGGTATTTCACTGGCGCTCTATGAGGCGTATAGATATGATGAAGATGGTAATCTATTAACATTAAGCCTTGGTGATTATGGATTACCAACAGTCATGGACATACCGGAAATAGAGGTTCACATAGTTCCATCACCATCACCAATGACGCCAATGGGCGTTAAGGATTATTGGTGA
- a CDS encoding gamma carbonic anhydrase family protein has translation MPVVKVGDKVPRIGKNVFIASTAYVIGDVIIGDNVGIWPHAVIRGDEDSIVIGDNSNVQDGAVIHTDVGFPARIGRGVTIGHRAIVHGATVEDEVIIGMGAIVLNGAVIGSGSIVGAGAVVTQGTKVPPNSIVVGVPAKVVRQATDADREYIRNNYQAYLRLARMYMDNGVNL, from the coding sequence ATGCCTGTCGTGAAGGTTGGGGATAAGGTGCCAAGGATTGGTAAAAACGTCTTCATAGCTAGTACAGCATACGTGATTGGTGATGTGATTATTGGGGATAACGTGGGTATTTGGCCCCATGCAGTTATCAGGGGTGACGAGGATAGCATAGTTATTGGCGATAACTCGAATGTCCAGGATGGTGCGGTAATACACACAGATGTTGGTTTTCCAGCTAGGATTGGTCGTGGTGTAACGATTGGGCATAGAGCAATAGTCCATGGCGCTACTGTTGAGGATGAGGTCATAATTGGCATGGGCGCAATAGTGCTTAATGGTGCGGTAATCGGTAGTGGGAGTATTGTTGGTGCTGGCGCGGTGGTTACGCAGGGCACTAAGGTACCGCCTAACAGCATTGTGGTTGGTGTGCCTGCTAAGGTTGTTAGGCAAGCCACGGATGCCGATAGAGAGTACATAAGGAATAACTACCAGGCCTACCTCAGGCTTGCGAGGATGTACATGGATAATGGGGTTAACTTATAA
- a CDS encoding glycosyltransferase family 4 protein, with protein sequence MPCISLVTDGIDGITGPIRVAYLLGKSLISTGFTVNVIAPYVNEELSRYLEYVGIKVRDLGVRLVFSGQSGHLLIWLVNGIRGLINYDNDCALINLSFELPIPSTIFYAQGYVSDLLRDLSKGFPTHYKLGYYLALPLIRIADSTYHKALSLSKYVIANSKYSMDSVVSRGVRVWGVINPPVDTDLFKPVPSPTQDYVLTYVGKETQFDVLKAMANAGIKMVAFGSKIPWLPRWFVKHQNIDYRGRVSDEELAKLYANAKFTVFPFMHEPFGYVPIESMACGTPVLTYNRQGPGETVINNETGWLVSNPSDFVNMAVRLWMHGYNNHMRIRARERAMVFSMPRIINKWMNVIGAVTHGD encoded by the coding sequence ATGCCATGCATATCATTGGTGACTGATGGTATTGATGGCATCACGGGACCCATAAGAGTCGCCTATTTACTTGGTAAATCGCTCATTAGTACAGGCTTCACTGTTAATGTGATTGCGCCCTACGTGAATGAGGAGTTGAGTAGGTATCTTGAATACGTAGGTATTAAAGTAAGGGATTTAGGCGTTAGGTTAGTGTTTTCTGGTCAATCTGGGCATCTTTTGATATGGTTGGTTAATGGCATAAGGGGGTTGATTAATTACGATAATGATTGTGCATTGATTAACTTATCCTTTGAGTTACCCATTCCATCAACAATATTTTATGCACAGGGTTATGTAAGTGACTTACTCAGGGACTTAAGTAAGGGTTTTCCCACACATTATAAATTGGGTTACTACCTTGCGCTACCCCTGATCCGTATTGCTGATTCCACCTATCACAAGGCCCTCTCACTTTCTAAGTATGTAATTGCTAATTCTAAGTACTCCATGGATTCCGTAGTTTCAAGGGGAGTGAGGGTTTGGGGTGTGATAAATCCTCCAGTGGATACGGACCTCTTCAAGCCAGTGCCCAGCCCTACTCAGGACTATGTATTGACCTATGTGGGTAAGGAGACTCAATTCGATGTACTTAAGGCAATGGCAAATGCAGGGATTAAAATGGTGGCCTTTGGTTCCAAGATACCTTGGTTACCGCGGTGGTTCGTTAAGCATCAAAACATTGATTATAGGGGTAGGGTTAGTGATGAGGAGTTGGCTAAGCTATACGCCAATGCCAAGTTCACAGTATTCCCATTCATGCATGAGCCCTTTGGGTATGTTCCCATCGAGTCCATGGCTTGTGGAACACCAGTCCTCACCTATAATAGACAGGGACCTGGAGAAACCGTAATTAATAATGAGACTGGATGGTTGGTAAGTAATCCCAGTGATTTTGTTAATATGGCGGTTAGGCTGTGGATGCATGGTTATAATAATCATATGAGGATTAGGGCTAGGGAGAGGGCAATGGTCTTTAGCATGCCTAGGATAATTAATAAATGGATGAATGTAATTGGCGCAGTTACTCACGGCGATTAA
- a CDS encoding phosphoglucomutase, which yields MGNKLTFHFGTDGVRGVIDEEFTEFLVAVLAESTFRYWSRKYGLHRVLVSFDARRKSRDFAHVAASVAVNHGLDVVIVNKPTPTPTAAWFGSRFGFDLIIQITASHNPPIYNGFKVITSKGSPVQEEDTNQIEKLYSDEYSDITRSVKTLELRPIPTIDPAPEYINYVYESVTKMFKPRNRFKVIIDPIYATSIGYTSEVLRRLGMDVMEIHNNYDSNFGGRDPNPEPQNIPELVQEVTAGKYDVGISHDGDSDRIALVDRVHGYLSANDILPIVVERLASASMIKRGIVRTVSTTHILDNIAAKYGFKVVEVPVGVKYVARAILSGEADMGGEESGGLVYSWHIPDKDGIYTASLIVVMASEYGSLTSLVSNVRSKYGRAYFKRVDLDMRNSKKFVNDNKEELLKLLSSLGPNPRPITIDGVKVVFSDGSWILIRGSGTEPKLRIYSEALSMDRVEELINNTTNIVNQLLKQ from the coding sequence ATGGGTAATAAACTTACATTTCACTTCGGTACGGATGGCGTTAGAGGCGTGATTGATGAGGAGTTCACGGAGTTCCTGGTTGCAGTGCTTGCGGAATCAACATTTCGCTATTGGTCACGTAAATATGGATTACATAGAGTCCTTGTTAGTTTCGACGCGAGGAGGAAGTCAAGGGACTTCGCGCATGTTGCGGCCAGCGTGGCCGTGAATCATGGCTTGGACGTCGTGATTGTTAATAAACCTACACCAACCCCAACAGCTGCCTGGTTTGGTTCTCGCTTTGGTTTTGATCTCATTATTCAGATCACGGCTAGCCACAACCCACCAATATATAATGGCTTTAAGGTAATAACAAGCAAAGGATCACCAGTACAGGAAGAAGATACAAACCAAATAGAGAAATTGTATAGTGATGAGTATAGTGATATTACGAGATCCGTTAAAACTCTCGAGTTGAGGCCCATACCCACAATAGACCCAGCCCCTGAGTACATTAATTACGTCTATGAAAGTGTAACTAAGATGTTTAAGCCAAGGAATAGATTCAAGGTCATTATAGACCCCATCTATGCAACCTCAATTGGTTACACAAGTGAGGTCCTGAGAAGGCTCGGTATGGATGTTATGGAAATACACAATAACTATGACTCAAACTTTGGAGGTAGGGATCCAAACCCAGAGCCTCAAAATATTCCTGAGCTTGTTCAGGAGGTCACTGCAGGCAAGTATGATGTTGGTATATCACATGATGGTGATTCTGACAGAATAGCCCTTGTTGACAGGGTTCATGGTTACCTAAGTGCCAACGACATTCTGCCAATAGTCGTTGAGAGACTGGCCTCTGCATCAATGATTAAGAGAGGCATTGTTAGGACTGTATCTACGACGCACATACTCGATAATATAGCCGCCAAGTACGGTTTTAAGGTCGTTGAGGTACCAGTGGGTGTTAAGTACGTGGCCAGGGCAATACTGAGTGGTGAGGCTGACATGGGTGGTGAGGAGAGTGGTGGACTTGTTTACTCATGGCACATACCTGATAAGGACGGTATATACACGGCATCCCTAATAGTAGTCATGGCCTCGGAATACGGTAGCTTAACAAGCCTAGTGAGCAATGTTAGGAGTAAGTATGGCAGGGCATACTTCAAGAGGGTTGACCTTGACATGAGGAATTCAAAGAAGTTCGTAAATGATAACAAGGAAGAATTACTTAAGTTATTGAGTTCATTGGGGCCGAACCCAAGGCCCATAACTATTGATGGTGTTAAGGTCGTGTTTAGCGATGGTTCCTGGATCCTAATCAGGGGTAGTGGCACCGAGCCTAAGTTGAGGATTTATAGCGAGGCCTTAAGCATGGATAGGGTTGAGGAATTGATAAATAATACAACAAATATTGTTAACCAATTATTAAAGCAATGA
- a CDS encoding M42 family metallopeptidase — protein sequence MGSQEFIDLLKRLSEAFGPSGFEDEVRDLVIKELGPYVDDLIVDKWGNVIGVRYGRRRDLKAMVAAHIDEIGLLIDNIDKNGFLRFRAIGGWNEVTLVSQRVVIKTVDGRKIKGVIGSRPPHVTPPGKEREAPELKDLFIDIGASSDEEVRKLGIKVGSVAILDRDFEVLNENVVTGKAFDDRVGVAVMLWAARQLRDSEATIYFVATVQEEVGLRGAQIAADRVYPDFAIALDTTIAADVPGVTEREFVTRIGKGPAVKVMDGGRGSVFIAHPTLTNFLISVAEELKIPYQLEVLIGGTTDALGIAFRRDGIPATTISIPTRYVHSPVELLSIDDAINAAKLLSEALSRVDEKLAQKLREKTIKVASK from the coding sequence ATGGGGTCACAGGAATTCATAGACTTACTCAAAAGGTTGAGTGAGGCATTCGGGCCATCAGGCTTTGAGGATGAGGTTAGGGATCTGGTCATTAAGGAGTTGGGGCCTTATGTCGATGATTTAATAGTTGATAAGTGGGGTAATGTAATTGGTGTTCGATACGGCAGGAGAAGGGACCTAAAGGCCATGGTTGCCGCCCACATTGATGAAATTGGCCTATTGATTGATAATATCGATAAGAATGGTTTCCTGAGATTTAGGGCCATTGGTGGTTGGAATGAGGTGACCTTAGTTAGTCAGAGGGTTGTTATTAAGACCGTTGATGGTAGGAAGATTAAGGGTGTAATTGGTAGTAGGCCACCTCACGTTACACCACCTGGTAAGGAGAGAGAGGCCCCTGAGCTTAAGGACTTATTCATAGATATTGGGGCATCAAGTGATGAGGAGGTTAGGAAGTTGGGTATTAAGGTTGGTTCGGTGGCTATCCTTGATAGGGACTTTGAGGTTCTTAATGAGAATGTGGTCACTGGTAAGGCGTTTGACGATAGGGTTGGCGTGGCCGTAATGCTTTGGGCCGCTAGACAGCTGAGGGATAGTGAGGCTACTATCTACTTCGTGGCTACGGTGCAGGAGGAAGTTGGTCTCAGGGGCGCCCAAATTGCGGCTGATAGGGTATATCCAGATTTCGCGATTGCTCTGGATACCACGATTGCGGCTGATGTGCCTGGCGTCACTGAGCGTGAGTTCGTGACTAGGATTGGCAAGGGACCGGCCGTTAAGGTTATGGATGGCGGTAGAGGCAGCGTCTTCATTGCTCACCCAACACTAACGAATTTCCTAATATCGGTTGCTGAGGAGCTGAAGATACCATACCAATTAGAGGTGTTGATTGGTGGTACGACTGATGCATTGGGAATTGCCTTTAGGAGGGATGGTATACCGGCAACTACGATATCAATACCCACCAGGTATGTTCATAGTCCTGTGGAGTTATTAAGTATTGATGATGCAATTAATGCGGCTAAACTACTCAGTGAAGCATTATCGAGAGTTGACGAGAAGCTTGCTCAAAAACTTAGGGAGAAGACTATTAAGGTTGCATCGAAGTAA